In the genome of Gemmatimonadota bacterium, one region contains:
- a CDS encoding ribonuclease HI family protein, giving the protein MTELTLFIDGASRGNPGHAGIGIRIEASGDLFAEHCEYIGCATNNVAEYCALIKGLEIAAEFKANRVTVFSDSELVVRQMNGTYKVKSGGLLPLYQTAQTKSRTFDGFQIKHVRRDQNKEADRLANRGIATKDIADTSKK; this is encoded by the coding sequence TTGACAGAATTGACCCTATTTATTGACGGGGCATCCAGGGGCAATCCCGGGCATGCTGGCATTGGTATTCGCATTGAAGCGAGTGGAGACCTTTTCGCAGAACATTGTGAATATATCGGCTGCGCAACCAACAATGTCGCAGAGTATTGCGCGCTGATCAAGGGCCTCGAAATAGCCGCCGAGTTCAAAGCCAATCGGGTGACAGTATTTTCCGACAGCGAACTCGTGGTTCGCCAGATGAATGGGACTTACAAAGTCAAAAGTGGGGGACTTTTGCCGCTTTATCAGACCGCCCAAACGAAGAGTAGAACTTTTGACGGCTTTCAGATCAAACACGTGCGCCGAGATCAGAATAAAGAAGCCGATCGGTTGGCAAACCGGGGCATTGCAACAAAAGACATTGCCGACACGTCTAAAAAATAA